The Rosa rugosa chromosome 1, drRosRugo1.1, whole genome shotgun sequence genomic sequence CCTGTCTCGTAATTCCTGCTTCCTCCCTGCAttgcatatatgtatatatatattcacatcACAACATAAATGACCACCTAGTTAACTACATGAATACGTACAGTTCATTTCTATCTAACAATTCCGTTCACTAACTTTAGTTAATCACTTAATTGATTATAGTCGAAACGCGGGCGCGCTTACCTGCTGTTTCAATTGGTTTCCCAAATTTATAATAAAACCGGCCAGGAAATTTCGGTACAATTCCTGGAAGGTGCATAGCTTGGTTTCCAATCTCCCCATCAACGGTGGACCTATTATCAGAAGACACATCAACATTCAAGGAGCCAATTAATCTAGGATAAGGCATACCAAGATAGGAGGTCTGTGGAAATCAACAATAAAATGTCTTGACAGCTCTTATACCTCACTTTTGCAGCTTCAGCCGTTAAGTCCTCTATAGATTTCCTAAGGAAAGGAATTTTCATCTGGTCTTCATAATCGAGAAGTAGCTGAGGAGAAGAAAACACAACAAATTAGCAATTCTTACCAAAATGAATGACAATCAATCGCTTATTCATCTAAAAAGAAAGTATGCCTTTTCTAATGGTTCTCTTCACACATGAATCGACATGTAGTACGTGTAGGTGTGCAAGTGTGCACATGCATGATGCACATGTGAGTGATGTGACAGAAACTACATTTACAAGCCATGCACCTTCGTTGATGCAGGCTCATACACTTAAACAACCACAATCCGGTATAAGAGTAATTTTGATAACACAGTAACACCTACTTCAAGCTTCATTAAATATTTAATGGAAAGGCATATTACTAAATACAAAAGATAAAAGTGAGGTTTGTAGCCTTACATCACCAATATCATCTTCTCCAACAGCACCAAAAGGTACGATTTTGGCTCCAAATCTAGCTGCCATCCTCACAAATTCTGACCGTTCCGGCCAGAACAACTTATATGCTTCCCCCTGGAAAGTGCAAGTTCAGCTTTGCACAACTGTAATAGTACGTGACTCAAATTCTCAGAAGTGTAAATCGGACCAAACATGAAATGATTAGTACCTTCCGGTGAAGAGCCTCACGCACTCCACCTGGATAGAGTAGGACATGAGACTTTGTAGAGAGAAGTTTGAAAAAGTTTTTTCCCGAGACAGGAACAGCGCCCATAAGTCTGAAATCATCGTATAATGTTAACTCAGGTAAActtccatttttcattttgagAAACATCATTGGATGTGCTATCCCTCGCAGATGGACGTTTTTTTGTTCGAACAGTTGCGTCACCAAGGGAACTATTTCAAATCCCAGTAACATGTGATAACCAACATACAATACAGGACCCTCTGTAGGAATCCCGGCAAAGCCCCTCACTATCTTCCCGTCTGCTAAAGTTGAGTGCATCACTGGGCTCATGATTATGTTAAACCATCTACACATTTATAACAATAATGAGATATCAATATTTTTAACAAAAAACAAAGCACAGGATGCATCTAGGATCAAACAATCAGACTATCAAGTATCAACTGATAAGCCTCATACCACTCTTACTGTTGGACCATTGATAGCAGAAACAACAATTGCAATTGTAACTTCTATCGAAGTATCACCCACCTGTTTTTTTCCATTATGCCTTTAACTTCGGAAGGTGATGGTGGTATGTAATCTGAAACAAAGTCTCGTTCTTTAGAACGACGATAGATACCAACATTCTTGATGACAGTTAGCAAATCAAAAGCATCTTCCTGCCAAGAATTTGATGAACAAATATATGTTGAAGCATTTGTGTTTTGAGATCATAAACATCTGATTGTAAAATACACAGCTTAAATGCTTAATAATGAGACTTTAACCATTATAGAGGAGAACCTAATGCATATTTGAGACAATTCATAAATGTTAACAGGTTTCTACTAGCACTGATAAGATCATCATCCTACCAAGAAGAGGAAATGGCCGCAGTCTTCAAATGTACGGACCTGACAAGTTGCAAGCAGGCTTTTGAGTCTTTGACCTTCCTCTTGACTAGGTAGCAATGGATCTCTTCCACTAATAGACAGGTAACAGGAAATTAGCACCACCATTCTAAAAGATGACAGGGTAGTGCAAAAAGTGGTCTTGTGACTCTTGTCACATGTAATAATTGTGGAATATATGATGAATGATTGGCCAGTAGCTCACATGAAAGTAATACTAGCATTGGTTATAGAAGTTTAAAGAAAACCTGGATACTATCACAGTATGAGCTTTTACAGCATGGAGGCGTGAATTGGCATATGAAGAAGCTGTACTGATCATTTGTAGCTTCCAGAGAAGTGTTTCTCTGGGTAAGATATCAGCAAGAACCTGGAACTTCAACCATTAATTCTATTTCACAATATTCAACCTTGCTTTTTGAAAGTAAAACACAtcataaaaaaatcaaaatacaaaaacTCAGCCAAAGGATAACAGATACTGAGAAAAATAAGTGCTGTACAGATTGATGCAGATATTTAACTTCTTCTGGGTCAGATTAATATTTCAAAGTTGTGTCTTACAGAAAGGTTAGATATTGATGGTTCAATAATATCCCGTGATAGCTTTCCAACTGTCTGTGGCAGTGGAAGTCCTCCAACTCCCTTCTCCAGACTAGCCACCATTGCACCTAAATGGATGCAAAAGAGTTGCAGATCAATAAACAACATACTTTCGTTATATGCATAGGAATTTTGATCCAATAATTCACTTGATAAGAGCAAAAAATATAGATTATTTAGATCAGAAATCAATTCCAAATAAAACATAGAATCAAATGAGATGGCATCCTTATTCCAGGAGATAATATAGTCTCCAAAGACAAAAGAAACAACTCATTTTGTacttacagaaaaaaaaaagaataaaaagatGTTTAAAGATGCTCATTACTTTAAGCATCAACAAGTTCCTCTCTACCCAAAGTGATCATCAGAAAGCAATACCAGCCTGCTCCAAGTCTCACAGAAAGTAGGTTATATGAGCTTGAGCAGTTGTTCTGAAATGCTTATCATCATCTATCCGGAAACAAATAGGTATATCAAGCAACTAGCTAGTAAATGGAACAAGAAAGCAGACCTGTAATTGTACTCAGTATATGAGGAAGGCTAAGATTGGGAGAGTCAGGCATGAACTGCAGTAAAGGTAATAGAGCTTGAAGTGGTGACTTGCTGAAGGATGTTGCTGCACATAAATATCAGGTAGGTGTTAAATCGAGAAAGAAATTGCCTCACTTTCTGTTTTAAAGCGAATTTGGGTTCTACAGCAATAATTAATAAGCATTTTGCGTTTATGTAAGATTTAAAATAGCAGTACTGAGAGCACAAGAGTTTAAGTCCTACAGAAGTTCAATGTTcattcttatttattttagtaTTCACTAAATGATAATACAAAAGTAACCAAAATTCAACTTCCGCTATAAGTCTTTGGAGATAAATTCTTGGTCCTTAATTAGAAACTGTAAAGCATTCACCAGAACACGTACGGAAATGTCTAAATTTCTTACATTAAATGGGCTTAAGATGAAGGAACATGTTACCTGGATTTGCTAAAATAAGCTCAAGGTCGATATCCGGGTTAAGGGCTGCCACAGATAGTGCAAGGCATGCTCCAAGAGATTCTCCAACAAGATATATGGGACGATCGGGTGAGGCATCATGCTCTGAACGAATTGTTCTCTCAACCAGCCTCACTAAGTCTGTCACACACAAATGAATGAAAAGAGACCAAATGGCATAAGAATTCATGTCTCTTTCACCCAAGGCAAATTTCGACAGAGAAAAACAGCAACAATATATGTGGATATTTATCTTCTCCTAGTGTGATTTTGAGTGCAAGCAGCAGATCGAGTCATATGATGGGACCATGCACCGAGAATGAAGCAACTATTTTGTGCAAAGACAAGACAAGATTGCCAATTCTACATATCAAAGGTAAAGAAGGAAGAACCTGTAAACGGTGTTCGATCCTTAGGAGGGATATGCAAGCACGAGACCTCAAAAATCCTTCACAAAGCAAgttaaagttaaaaaaaaagaagaagaaggggatcGGAGTAGTAGAATACAGATCAGCAGTTGGTACTAGAAAGAGGAAGTAAGCTATTTGCTCCAAAATATAGGTGCGTGGGAAAAGTAAAGAGTACTATATAGTGTGTGTGAAGTAAAAAGAAGCAGTCAAGTTTGAGCTTGAGCGAAAATTAACGTACTTTCCAAGTTTCTGATGATGCCTTACAAGGCCAAGTCCGGTGCCATCAATTCCTGCGCGCAGTTGAACGACAATAAAGATTAATTGCAGGGttttgaacatatatatatatatatatatatattagagatTCTGTGCGGCCGGCAATTAAACACAACACGCGCGTGTGGCCGGTATTGAAGTAGCTTTCGAATCCCAGTCCAATCAACAAAATAAGTGGTGGGTGGTGACGCATATGCATATGATGAAAGAGTACTGACTGACCAGGcaaaaagagaaggagaggggaaTCATGGTTGGAGGGGATCCCGCTCCCGCAGTCTATAGGCGAGAACCAGCGAGGTGGTCCAGTTCCAGTGCCGTACTGGTCGTCCGATCTGAGAAGACCCTTGGCTTGCTCAAAGAACTGGTTTAAGCTCGCACGCTCTTCCGATGCTTGATCACCACCGTCGTCCTCCAGAGCCAAGTGCTCTTCCTTGGACTTGGACTTGTCTGACTCTGATAAAGCAGTCGCCGTTGACGTCGTGAAGACTGGAGTTTGGTCTGTGGAAATGGCCAATCTGGTGGTCCTCCTAGCCAGCTTGGACGACCTTGTGGACAGTAATGGTGAAGACGTCGGTTCGTGTCGGAAAATggaggggaggagagagagtgcGTTGGAGGCCATATATGGATCGAAGATTTGAATCTAATTTCGAAAAGAAAGGTGGATGGATGGAAgataaatagagagagagagaggccaggCCAAAGCTGACGCTCGCTAGCTGCTCTCTATTAAAAAAGTGTTCATCATTTCTGTCTTGTCTGCTTTGTGGTTTGGCTGGTGTACGTTTCTGTTCATGGGAGTGACAAAGCACGAGGGAGAATTTGAACACTGCGTTGGGGTTTGACAGATGACGAGGATACTAGACCACTCTTGACGGTGATTCATTCGTTGGTCCGAAATTCTGGAATTTGGTGACCATTATATTCACATGTATTGACGTTTCCTTGTCTGCTTTAAATTCATTCAATTCTCATGAAAAAGTATTCACTCTAATTCTAATTGAtgtaaaatatatattttactatttattcatttttcattaaataaTAAATATGACATTAAGGAAGagattaaatttttatttctttctctttttttaaaagatgatcaaaagatttcactcctacccccatggtgactcgaacccatgacttcgtcattaggtagtgggtAGCCATCAAGTTTGAGGGGCATTTAAGTCTGTGCCCCTACATCAAGAGATTAGTCTACTCTGGCTTTGTTAAGATACCCTTTTGGACCTCGGTACAAATACTGACTGAGTGAATGTGTTACTAACAGACTGACATGCTACCTCATCcccaagtaaaaaaaaaaaaaaatacataatggAAGAGACCAGAGTTTCACATAAAAGAAGTTAAATcttgaaggaaaaaaagatgaagtttcCTTTCTTTAATCAAGTCACATTTTCTTCAATGATGAATGTataaatattttcttttgttaaattCAAACTCCACGATTCAAATTGCGTTTAACAGAATATgacaaattcatttttttattataaagtTAAAATCATTTGAGATGTAACTTTCTAAAAGGGTATGCGGACTAGTCATTTGTGCAATAATTGGCCAGTCCAATCCctaaaagaaatatgatttgTACAAAGATAGATGGGCGATGATGATGAAATTATGGGGGACAGCAGTGTTGGTTTGGTTGCTTGCTCAAACGAAAAAGGAGAAGGTGAAAAAGACGGTTTGGCCTCGTTTGGTATTGGGATATGGAAGCACTTCTTACGCCAAGCCACTCTTCATGCCATGGATGGAGTTAGATTAGACGTAATGGACTACTCTACTGGGCTACTGGCTGCACATGACCAGCTTTTACAAAACCTTCCTGATTAATTATCCCTGCCCAACCAAAAATGATTAACTTTGCTTTAGTATCCATCTATGAATATAACTAATCAAGTGCATCTGTCAATGTTTCTACTACACAATCATGAGTACCAAATTGTGGAGTGATGACTCAATTAGTACGCGGATATTTAGTTTCAATTACTTTTATAATCCGTTATTTGGTCTAGTGACTATTTGTTGCCTGATGGTGTTAAATAAGATTGAAgaaatttaattttgttttgcgcTTCTGACCACTGTGTAAGAATTAAAGTAGGCTTGTAGAGCACAAAATAGGGCATATGTAGGCAAACAAATGTTAAGACGTGCGTCTCCGACCAAGTCATGAAAGGcagcattattattatttgaatGTGTTAATtaggatttttgtttttgtttggagTGGCTGCGATTGAAGCAACGGCAATATTGGACAAGTAGCGTTTGTTTGTTTAGGACACAAGACAACACAAGAAAAGTCTTGCCCAAGTTTTATTTGCACAGATTAATTAGGGCGGCAAACGATGCTGTTTCATCAGACCAATTTTTACATAATAAAGACTTGAAAATCACACAAACTAATTAACATATGTATAAATATGCATGATTTATGAATTGACAACGTACATATTAAGTTAACAAGGAATTTATGTTCATCTTCGATACAAGCTATATATAATACTGTTTCGATCAGCTCGCAAATGCTTATATCAATCATGCCTGCGCGCTCCACTTGTTTATTAATTTGGATTTATCTTAGCTTACTTAATTAGCGTTCATTGGAGTTTAAACACGTTTGTGTTTCGGGTTTAATATATAATTCAACTTGGTGGACCGATCCTTATATATGTGTTTGGCGTCACccccctccctctccctctccctctccctctgtTGTTTGTATTTGGATTTCTAGCTTGAAGCTTTGGTAGCGAGTCCTGTTCAAGTTCTTGACATCTTGTTGTTTTAACTTTTTAAGTCATGTGTGTCTTGTGTAGGGAATCATATCAAGTCACAGATCAATTAATGGATTATAGATTTATCGGGTCATTCTCACTCTCACTCATGACACTCACATTCATCTGAATCTTGTACATGATTAGGATTAGTCATTATATTATAGAAAGGAGGTTGGAGTCGTCCTCCATTTTAACCCAACACAGTACATGCATCACATGATTGATTATAAacaatgactacatatatatatatatatataacctaaTGAATCTTGTCCCAATGCCTCAATTGAGTCAATTCTCTCATAACATATATTCTACTTTATTAAGCATGGTTCTAAGTTTCCTTTTTGCAAAAGCTTCTCACtttgtttgtctttttttttttttttacttctacAAATATGAGTGATAAATGTTGGGCAACTATCTTTAATGGGTCAGAGTTAGACAGGCTTCAAGTTGCACTGTACTAATATTGTCCCATAGAAGAGAGTAATTTATTTGGGCCATGCATTTTGCAGGCCTTGTATAAATGGAGCACCAAAACATAGAGTTTGTAGATTCATGACTGTGAAAAGGGCCGGCCTCCATTTTGAGATTGGTCACATTTCAGTCATTCATTCTGTGTACACGTAGTAGTAAAGATATTGTGGTGACCATAATTGATAATACTGCTTTTCTTCCCTAGAGAATCTTGCGTAGGGCACCCGCacgggacacgtggtggggagggccAATCACTGTCCAAcagggggtgttttgggtatttcactttaGGGAGCATGGACAGTTttgaaaaaaatggaaaatttaCTTGCTTCTGATTGGATGGCCgtaaggccacgtggtggggaacccccacctaagtatttgtCTTTCCCTAAAGCAGAGGGCATCATGCAAAACCAATTAAATGTATTGAATAATCATGATTATGCGGATGCGCTGGTAAATTATCGGACCAATGTTACTCGATTTTGTTATCTCTTTCTGCAACCGTGATTGGTTGGAGCTTCTTAACTTTCCTTTATGTTAATTTCATTATTTACTTGATTAAATTTTGTTGTTCTTTTTGTATGGTAAGATTTATGTTCCTAATTTTaatgtaatttttttaaaaaaaatttctcgtTTCGGTAAggttcatgaaaaaaaaaagctaagcTACTTGGCCTAAATTAGGAGGAGGCCTAATTTGCTTAATTTAATCatgcaatttttcttcttcttactatTAGGCAACCTAGCTAGCAGCTAGCTCACTTTGATCCTAAATAATTTTGCCTCACACTTCATACTGATTTGTTTAATTACATAATGAAGATGACGTACGAACAACCAATAATTTTATAAATTGCACTTCACCAAGTCAATGATCTTGTACATCAATtcaaacaaattaattaaacaaacccacaaacAAACCAGCCAATTAAGTAACTACCTACTTGGCCATACTGCTACTACTAGAGAGTTTAATTTGGGTGGGATTGGTTCCGATCCATCTCATTCGATCAGTCACCCTTGAAGACAAGCAGCATCAAAATCCAAAAAGCCCTTGTTTTGctttggtctctctctctctctctctctctctctctctctctctctctctctctcattttcatTTGTGAGGATCGGAATGTGATTTGGGTATTCATTTATGAATGCATTTCCTTTCTCGTCCTAAAGTTAGGTTGCGCTCACTTATTACCCCATCATCACCATTACCACTAAAACCTTCTATCCCTTAAATTCCGAGGCTAGCTAGACTGGATTTCGCTCTCCTTATTTTTTTGACAAGTGGTCATTTCCTTTGGTTTCTCAGATTTGCATTTACTACTGCTCGATCTTTCCTTCTCTTATATATATTTAGGATCCCCTCCGGCTTAACTTTCCCATTCCAAAACcgctagaagaagaagaagaagaagaagaagaggaggatcAAAATGGCTTCAGAGTCTTCGACGGTGGCTAAAGACGAGAAGAATGTGTCCTCTTTTGTTGATTCGAGTAGTCAACGGCGGAAAACGAGTTTCTTGATGGCTCAAGCGGGTCTCAGACTCTTAGTTGTTGCCTTCACATTGGTCGCAATCTCTGTAATGGTCACCAACCGCCAGTCCGTCGTCATCTTTGGATTGAACTTCCAAGCACGATACTCCTACTCGTCTGCCTTGACGTACGACACCTTTTTTTTTAACACCCCATGCCACCACATCAAACATTCAAACTTCACATCAAACATTCAAACTGTGTAAATTTATAGCTATTAAtaattttttggttttctggttGTTAATTTCAGGTTCTTGGTTGCTGCGGATGCTGTGTTGTGTTCCTTCTCAGCACTGTCGTTGGTCTTCATCTACATCTTAAGCCGTTCTGGGACAACTTCGCCTCTCAAGAAGtacttcttcctcttcttgctTGATACGGTAATTCATCAAGCAACTCAATCACCTTAATTAGTTCAATTAGATCCAGATATTCTAAAGAATAAAGATCGAAAGGGTTTTCATATGTACAATTTGTACTAACTAAGTAATTGGTGCAGGTGATGATGGTGTTAATAATAGCTGGATGTGCAGCTGCGACTGCGATAGGCTACCTGGGaaagtatggggaagaacaCATGACTTGGCAtgcaacttgtggatatgtgtccAAGTTCTGCAACAGAATGTCCATCTCTCTTGCATTTTCATACTTGGCCTTCTTTGCCTGCTTGCTTCTCAATCTCATGTCGGCTCATGCTCTCATCTATCGCCCTATTATCAAGAACTAATTGAATCATCATTCTTCTATATATCATCTCAAATTTATACTTGTACTCTTAATTTAGATGTTAGCTAGGTCATTATCATCTATCTCGATCCATCTGTagaaattaagaaacatatatattttattgttgCTAATCGATCAGTTGGGCACGCTTGTATTTCGCTTATAATTATATCATTTCTCGTGTGTATCAACGATCATGTCGACTTCCTGATGTATATGTCTATGGTGAATTGGCTTCTTAATTTGGAGGAAATGTTGGTTGCATAtattatttcttaaccattgGCTTAAATGGGAACTTTCTAGCTAAGGCATTTTGTGAGACCCTAGCTTGCAGATAGACAAATTTAATCAATCCATGCCAGGACAAGTTTTTCCTACACGCAAGTTTAAGACTACAGCTAAGAGGAGAACAATTGTGGCCTTGCTAGCCTTGTTAGTTAGGGTAGTTTTGTATAGATTTGTACATAGACGACAGTTTCTAGTCATGAATTACTTGTGCAAccagaggaagaggaagatgtAATGCGTGTTTAATTATATTCAACGAACTACACTGTCATGAATTGATGACCATTAATAATATCAACGACTGGCGGGGTGTACCATCATGGATCATCTATTGCAACATTGCAAAATGCAGTTGCCTAGCTGAAAGTCTGAAACGATATAAATGTCCATATCTAACGAGGCATTGTTTATTTATTGGAATGTAACTAAGACCATCCATCCATCACCATCAGCATCCAAGACCCAAATTAATTAAACACAATATACAGGATGCcttttaattacataaccaaaaACTTGAAGCACATTCTAGTTCTTGTGGCAGGTCAGCATTCAAATCTTAAGCAGGTTTCAGCTTGACTTCTAGCTGTTTGAATAAGTCAGCTTCTATTTGTATGGATGCACAAGTACTCGGACTATATATAGCTGTCATCATTGATACATATATAAAAGTGATCGATGACTGATCGATGATCATATATAAATAAAACCAGACAAGACAGTACAAGAGTTGTAAAAGATATACATATACAGACATGGAGATATATGGTTAAGCTGTAGCAGTGATGGATACATTAGATCTtgtataagaaaataaattacGAACAAACAAGTCCAGTGCACCAAAATTATCTATATATCACTACTCAGTTTCAGTCTCATCGTTGTCATCACTATCATCTAGGTGCTCTTTTAAGCTCTGGCTTTGAGTTTCCCATTTTTCCGACTCCCAAGCTGGGTCGATTTCAGGTAGTTGATAGTCATCAGGTCTTAATGACAGTTGAAATTCTGGTAGGTCAGGCAATGCTTGAAGAACTCTTGCATCATTAGTAGTAACATATTAGTCTAGCTTGTAGTACTTAAATTTTCTATGTAGTTTTCGGGAGATGAAATTGATTGATCATATGAATTTTAATCCTTACTTGTCTTGTTCTAAGAGGTAGCCATACATCTGGGATTTCCTTGCTGCAACTACAGGGATTTTCTGATGCAAATGCTTCATAGCTCCCCACAGTGGAGCAGCCCTTGGGAATTAATTGAGAAGAAGACCAAAAAGTTACCATCAAGACGAGTATATAAAAGATTTTCATGCTCTAGCTAACATGCAtcatgcatgtatatatatgatcCAAATGATTTTATGTATACCTGGTAACTGGAGCTAAAAGGCAAAAGGTAAAGCAAGCTTTCTTGCTCTCTGATAGAATTTCTTCTGCGGCAAGAAAACAACATACAGCGCTAACATGGCATGAAGGTTCATTACCCTTGTCAACCATTAGACCATGGAAGTAGTAAGCTGCAGCCTGGTAATGTATATAATATGAAATAGTTAGCATCATATAAACTGAGATTAAGGAGATCCAACATGAAACTTTAATAGTTTGCCAAATAAAGTTGAATGTGGTAGGTTGCATTCAGACCTTTGACTCCAGAAATTTCCATTTGATGAACCACATATGCTTCTTTCCATACCCGTTGTTGATGTGATCATATCCTGACAAGCAGTGATAAGCCTGATCGCAaagcaatgaaaaaaaaaacactcaacTTATAAATATCCGTCCAGGATACCTTGAAACGTACTAATTGCAAACGGGTCTAATAATAAGAATAAGCTATAAGTTGGCCAGAATCATTTTACTGCGTTGTTTAAAATATTACTACATACCTGGCTGAAATAGCTCAATTGTTCACAGGCCAATCTTCTTTTAACTGATAAAGTAGCCTTCTGACAGTCAACAGCTAAACCAAGCTGAATTTCAGTTCCCTGAGATAAATTTATCAATTTCACTATCTGTAGGAGTGTTATCAATATCCCTAGCTCGTCTAAGTATGATAAATTCTGTAACAGAGAAATGCAGTCCAGACTTTAATCTTTCCTTTGAGAAATTAAACTAGTTATTTGGCATTATATACTATTTTAATATGTTTGTAAACTAGTGAATAATAATAGGTGCAAACCTAGTGAAATGAAGTTAAGTGGAAAGTAAGAAAGCAGTACCTGGCCAAGAGTTTGAAAGGAAATGGCCTCCAACACACCATCCTGCAAATCTTTCGGAAAATTTTTCCTGGGTTCAAAGCAGATATAATGTTTTAGTCAGTCTATATATAAATCTAATTTTTCTGCAACGCATGCGTCTGTGATTTAACATACTTGATTTCCGGTGGTATATGAACCAGTACATCCCGGACACAGAATTCCAAATACCCTGTTGCCTTAAGCAATAAGTCCACAGCTTCCCTCTTGCAATCTGGAACAAGAGATTATAACTAGACCGTTAATTAGTATATCAAAGGAATTGCAATTGAGCTATAAACAAAGCCTGTACTAATTAAGTACcataaatatggaaaagatcATACAAACTAAGTACTAACCTGAAGATACAGTCCTTATACTAGAGCCAGAATGGTCCTTTGGAATCATCAATGTGTCAGCTTCCGACAACGCAAGCATAGCCATCATGTGAACAACAGACAGTACTTCAAACCAAGAGTTTGCTATACATGAGGAGGAGGCTTCCTGCTGCTTTTCAATCATATTAAGTTCACACTCAGTTATACTACAATTGAACCATTTAATCAGATTAAAGATAGAAAGTATGTGTAATTGTCATGTATAAGTAGTCTGTCCTACTTGTTTCCCACCCGCTAAACTTCTCCACTTGAATTCAACCAATCCCTCAAGACCATATTCTGTTACATCAGAAAAGTACTCGCTTAGCTTTAATTTTTTAGCGGTGTGTGAATGTGAGAgggaaacaaaaagagaaacacCATTTCAAATTGAAAGTAAGGACCTTTTTTAGTGAGGCCAATTAAAAGAGACAAGTATTCCTCCAGCCCTCGGCGGAGTTCAGGTATAGCAGATCCATCTGCAAGACAAACAACAACAACTCCACTACATGAACTCTGCAACCAAACACAAAGCAGCAAAAAGAATCAATAGGTAAGTAGATATGATGCAAACTAATTACCAGTGTCCTCTGCCACAAAGACAATCTGATTACGAAGCGAAGACAATCTGTCAGCAATATCTTTTGGAATTAGGCCTCTAAGCCGCTTTTGAAGATCAGATTGTGCAGGAATGTGAGTGGATGGGACGAAGACGACAACTTCAGGGATAGACAACTTCTTCTTTGTTCCAACAGCAGCATATAGAGAACTAGCACACCCCATTTCGGTTTAATTTGGTGTCTATCAATGTTATAGGTTTCAAACATAAGAATAACAACATCCTACACAATATAAACCAGTCATATACCCAATGGCATGCAGCTCTATGATTTGTTAGTGTATATTCCCCCT encodes the following:
- the LOC133726800 gene encoding phytyl ester synthase 2, chloroplastic-like isoform X1; this encodes MASNALSLLPSIFRHEPTSSPLLSTRSSKLARRTTRLAISTDQTPVFTTSTATALSESDKSKSKEEHLALEDDGGDQASEERASLNQFFEQAKGLLRSDDQYGTGTGPPRWFSPIDCGSGIPSNHDSPLLLFLPGIDGTGLGLVRHHQKLGKIFEVSCLHIPPKDRTPFTDLVRLVERTIRSEHDASPDRPIYLVGESLGACLALSVAALNPDIDLELILANPATSFSKSPLQALLPLLQFMPDSPNLSLPHILSTITGAMVASLEKGVGGLPLPQTVGKLSRDIIEPSISNLSVLADILPRETLLWKLQMISTASSYANSRLHAVKAHTVIVSSGRDPLLPSQEEGQRLKSLLATCQVRTFEDCGHFLFLEDAFDLLTVIKNVGIYRRSKERDFVSDYIPPSPSEVKGIMEKNRWFNIIMSPVMHSTLADGKIVRGFAGIPTEGPVLYVGYHMLLGFEIVPLVTQLFEQKNVHLRGIAHPMMFLKMKNGSLPELTLYDDFRLMGAVPVSGKNFFKLLSTKSHVLLYPGGVREALHRKGEAYKLFWPERSEFVRMAARFGAKIVPFGAVGEDDIGDLLLDYEDQMKIPFLRKSIEDLTAEAAKVRSTVDGEIGNQAMHLPGIVPKFPGRFYYKFGKPIETAGRKQELRDREKAHELYLEVKSEVEKSLAYLQKKRESDPYRNLAARLQYQAIHGFTSEVPSFDLD
- the LOC133726800 gene encoding phytyl ester synthase 2, chloroplastic-like isoform X2, whose translation is MASNALSLLPSIFRHEPTSSPLLSTRSSKLARRTTRLAISTDQTPVFTTSTATALSESDKSKSKEEHLALEDDGGDQASEERASLNQFFEQAKGLLRSDDQYGTGTGPPRWFSPIDCGSGIPSNHDSPLLLFLPGIDGTGLGLVRHHQKLGKIFEVSCLHIPPKDRTPFTDLVRLVERTIRSEHDASPDRPIYLVGESLGACLALSVAALNPDIDLELILANPATSFSKSPLQALLPLLQFMPDSPNLSLPHILSTITGAMVASLEKGVGGLPLPQTVGKLSRDIIEPSISNLSVLADILPRETLLWKLQMISTASSYANSRLHAVKAHTVIVSSGRDPLLPSQEEGQRLKSLLATCQEDAFDLLTVIKNVGIYRRSKERDFVSDYIPPSPSEVKGIMEKNRWFNIIMSPVMHSTLADGKIVRGFAGIPTEGPVLYVGYHMLLGFEIVPLVTQLFEQKNVHLRGIAHPMMFLKMKNGSLPELTLYDDFRLMGAVPVSGKNFFKLLSTKSHVLLYPGGVREALHRKGEAYKLFWPERSEFVRMAARFGAKIVPFGAVGEDDIGDLLLDYEDQMKIPFLRKSIEDLTAEAAKVRSTVDGEIGNQAMHLPGIVPKFPGRFYYKFGKPIETAGRKQELRDREKAHELYLEVKSEVEKSLAYLQKKRESDPYRNLAARLQYQAIHGFTSEVPSFDLD
- the LOC133707514 gene encoding CASP-like protein 1F2, with the protein product MASESSTVAKDEKNVSSFVDSSSQRRKTSFLMAQAGLRLLVVAFTLVAISVMVTNRQSVVIFGLNFQARYSYSSALTFLVAADAVLCSFSALSLVFIYILSRSGTTSPLKKYFFLFLLDTVMMVLIIAGCAAATAIGYLGKYGEEHMTWHATCGYVSKFCNRMSISLAFSYLAFFACLLLNLMSAHALIYRPIIKN